In a genomic window of Microbacterium amylolyticum:
- a CDS encoding HAD hydrolase-like protein → MAKSPWSCVLWDVDGTIADASAGIVPRIAQVLAGFGKEPIPAEQVNRWIGPPLLESFEQLGGLTPEQALEAVATYRELAGKAGYATSVRIYDDVPDVIQAVADAGIPQSTASTKPENQVEAILAHYDLAPLFVSIHGAVSDVEVLDTKSNVLGRALRDLGEKGVDISKPVLIGDRHHDIDGAADFDVPVIFVRWGFGREDESAGAAHVVDTPEQLRQLLLPD, encoded by the coding sequence ATGGCGAAATCTCCGTGGTCATGTGTTCTGTGGGATGTCGATGGGACGATTGCCGACGCATCGGCCGGGATCGTTCCCCGTATCGCCCAGGTTCTCGCCGGGTTCGGCAAAGAACCGATTCCCGCTGAGCAGGTGAATCGTTGGATCGGCCCGCCCCTTCTGGAATCATTCGAACAACTCGGCGGGCTCACGCCGGAACAGGCACTCGAGGCCGTCGCGACCTATCGCGAATTGGCAGGCAAGGCCGGCTATGCCACCAGCGTGCGCATATACGACGACGTTCCCGACGTCATCCAGGCGGTGGCTGATGCGGGTATCCCCCAGTCGACCGCCAGCACGAAGCCGGAGAACCAGGTCGAGGCAATCCTCGCCCACTATGACCTTGCGCCGCTGTTCGTCTCCATCCACGGCGCCGTGTCCGATGTTGAGGTGCTCGATACCAAGTCGAACGTGCTCGGACGTGCCCTCCGCGATCTCGGCGAGAAGGGCGTCGACATTTCGAAGCCCGTGCTGATTGGCGACCGCCACCACGACATCGACGGCGCTGCCGACTTCGACGTTCCCGTGATCTTTGTCCGCTGGGGTTTCGGCCGCGAGGACGAAAGCGCCGGCGCCGCCCACGTTGTCGACACTCCCGAGCAGCTGCGACAGCTGCTCCTGCCCGACTGA
- the nucS gene encoding endonuclease NucS encodes MRLVIARCSVDYAGRLNAHLPLATRVLMHKGDGSLLIHSDGGSYKPLNWMSPPCRLDQLEIDDELTTAGVTEMWRVTHKKTGDTLTVRIYEVIADTTHDLGVDPGLIKDGVEADLQRLLAEQVDLIAEGATLVRREHPTAIGPVDLLIRDSEGVAIAVEVKRRGDIDGVEQLTRYLDLLGRDPILTGIRGVFAAQEIKPQARTLAQDRGIRCVTLDYEAMKGTDSGIPTLF; translated from the coding sequence GTGCGTCTCGTCATTGCCCGCTGCTCCGTCGACTATGCCGGTCGGCTCAACGCCCATCTGCCGCTCGCCACGCGCGTGCTCATGCACAAGGGCGACGGTAGCCTGCTCATTCACTCGGATGGCGGGTCGTACAAGCCCCTCAACTGGATGAGCCCGCCCTGCCGCCTCGACCAGCTCGAGATCGATGACGAGCTGACAACAGCAGGCGTGACCGAGATGTGGCGCGTGACGCACAAAAAGACGGGCGACACCCTGACCGTGCGGATCTACGAGGTCATCGCCGATACGACGCACGACCTCGGCGTTGACCCTGGGCTCATCAAGGACGGCGTTGAAGCCGATCTGCAGCGGCTCCTCGCCGAGCAGGTGGACCTCATCGCGGAGGGCGCCACGCTCGTGCGGCGGGAGCACCCGACCGCGATTGGTCCCGTCGATCTGCTCATCCGCGACTCTGAGGGCGTTGCCATTGCCGTCGAGGTGAAGCGCCGCGGCGACATCGACGGCGTCGAACAGCTCACCCGCTATCTCGACCTCCTTGGCCGCGACCCGATCCTCACCGGGATCCGCGGGGTATTCGCCGCGCAGGAGATCAAGCCGCAGGCGCGCACCCTGGCACAGGACCGGGGCATTCGCTGTGTCACCCTCGACTACGAGGCGATGAAGGGCACCGACAGCGGAATCCCCACGCTCTTCTAA
- a CDS encoding Na+/H+ antiporter subunit A: MIVLLAAFAGLAILLVPIARWLGPRVFFLAAALPLGAFIHALLQTGRVLEGNIPLEEYEWIAPLGVSISMRMDTLSWVMTLLVTGVGALVLLYCRDYFRGTKNGLGRFAAVLLAFAGAMYGLVLTDDIIMLVIFWEITSVLSYLLIGHYFTRAASRRAALQSLLTTTLGGLVMFVGAVILAVVAQTNSIQVILQEAPNGMLVDVALVCLLIGAMSKSALFPFHFWLPGAMAAPTPVSAYLHAAAMVKAGIYLLARFAPAFGEADPWRPILVSFGIFTMLLGGYQALRERDLKRVLAYGTVSQLGFLSVVIGYGTQDTALAGIAMLVAHSLFKATLFLVVGIIDRQLGTRDVDKLNGLGKQAPTLAAISIIAIASMAGLPPFLGFVGKEAALASLLDAALDGSGWGWIALVGVVVGSMLTFAYGVRFVWGAFWTKRDSAGVLREKTVWPDPPIGFLVSPLILTVLTVIGGIAAPVLDRLFAPYAESVPGEGGYHLALWHGLEPALGLSVLAAAGGVGVFWLSIATGWDRTGRLLRYHANDVYYGVTRLVDRLAVFVTWATHWGSLPIYVGTVFVVLIASQGTVLLSSAEWRVELEAWHHPAQPVTAILMIAAAVVAVRARKRFTGVILVSVTGLGMVVFFALSGAPDLAVTQVLVETVTLVAFALVLRRIPSRMGDPGPVAHRILRGVIGAGVGLTMAAVAIIAASARTHRPVSDEWEELAYTIGHGRNIVNVALVDLRGWDTMGELSVLVVAATGVASLVFVTARGDRLSQIRRVVRAKTSRAVWRAARHQPLVETTGGIEVQTSENRDRPRAWLAGGARMDAPSRALVLEVVVRILFHTIIVISLYLVFAGHNLPGGGFAGGLVAGLALVMRYVAGGRWELGLAAPTDAGRLLGAGMAIAVGTAIAPMVFGLDPLTRAVWEADLPLVGHVHFVTSTFFDIGVYLVVIGLVLDVLRSLGAEVDRQIDDDGGRTFTAVTAPEPNGSEGRS, from the coding sequence ATGATTGTGCTCCTCGCGGCGTTCGCCGGGCTGGCAATCCTGCTGGTGCCGATCGCACGCTGGCTGGGACCGAGGGTGTTCTTTCTTGCGGCGGCGCTTCCCCTCGGGGCCTTCATTCACGCTCTGTTGCAGACGGGGCGCGTTCTCGAGGGGAACATTCCTCTCGAAGAATACGAGTGGATCGCCCCGCTGGGTGTGTCGATATCGATGCGGATGGACACCCTCAGCTGGGTGATGACGCTGCTCGTGACCGGCGTCGGGGCCCTCGTGCTGCTGTACTGCCGCGACTACTTCCGCGGCACGAAGAACGGACTCGGCCGCTTCGCCGCTGTCCTCTTGGCCTTCGCCGGGGCGATGTACGGGCTCGTTCTCACGGACGACATCATCATGCTCGTCATCTTCTGGGAGATCACGAGTGTTCTGTCTTACCTTCTGATCGGTCACTACTTCACGCGTGCGGCGAGCCGACGTGCGGCGTTACAGTCCCTCTTGACGACCACCCTTGGCGGCCTCGTCATGTTCGTTGGCGCGGTGATCCTCGCGGTTGTTGCGCAGACGAACAGCATCCAGGTGATCCTCCAAGAAGCCCCCAACGGCATGCTCGTCGACGTTGCTCTTGTGTGTCTCCTGATCGGCGCCATGAGCAAGTCGGCGCTGTTCCCCTTCCACTTCTGGTTGCCCGGCGCGATGGCTGCTCCCACTCCCGTCAGCGCGTATCTGCACGCCGCGGCGATGGTGAAAGCCGGCATCTATCTGCTCGCCCGCTTTGCTCCGGCTTTCGGGGAGGCCGATCCGTGGCGGCCGATCCTCGTCAGTTTCGGCATTTTCACGATGCTCCTCGGCGGGTACCAGGCGCTGCGCGAGCGAGATCTCAAACGCGTTCTTGCGTACGGAACCGTCAGCCAGCTCGGTTTCCTTTCCGTTGTCATTGGATACGGAACTCAGGACACCGCTCTTGCGGGCATCGCCATGCTTGTCGCCCACTCGCTCTTCAAAGCCACCCTGTTTCTCGTTGTCGGAATCATCGACCGTCAGCTCGGAACGCGTGACGTCGATAAACTCAATGGCCTCGGCAAACAGGCTCCAACGCTCGCGGCGATCTCCATCATTGCGATTGCGTCAATGGCCGGCTTGCCGCCTTTCCTCGGTTTCGTCGGCAAGGAGGCCGCGCTCGCCTCGCTCCTCGACGCCGCTCTCGATGGCAGTGGGTGGGGCTGGATAGCGCTCGTTGGCGTTGTCGTGGGCTCAATGCTCACGTTTGCGTATGGCGTGCGCTTCGTGTGGGGCGCGTTCTGGACGAAGCGTGACAGCGCGGGCGTCCTCCGAGAGAAGACGGTGTGGCCGGATCCGCCGATCGGCTTCCTTGTCAGCCCGCTGATCCTGACGGTACTGACCGTGATCGGCGGAATCGCAGCTCCCGTTCTCGACAGGCTGTTCGCCCCGTATGCCGAGAGCGTTCCCGGGGAGGGCGGGTATCACCTCGCCCTCTGGCACGGTCTCGAACCGGCGTTGGGCCTCTCCGTTCTCGCTGCGGCGGGCGGCGTCGGAGTGTTCTGGCTCTCGATCGCCACGGGATGGGACCGCACGGGTCGTCTCCTGCGGTACCACGCCAACGACGTCTACTACGGCGTGACACGACTGGTCGATCGCCTTGCGGTTTTCGTCACCTGGGCCACCCACTGGGGATCATTGCCGATCTACGTCGGAACGGTTTTCGTCGTACTGATCGCCTCCCAGGGCACGGTCTTGCTGTCGAGCGCTGAGTGGCGCGTCGAGCTCGAGGCCTGGCACCACCCCGCCCAACCGGTTACGGCGATTCTGATGATCGCGGCGGCGGTTGTCGCCGTTCGCGCACGGAAGCGCTTTACGGGTGTGATTCTCGTTTCCGTCACGGGTCTGGGCATGGTCGTGTTCTTCGCGCTTTCCGGCGCGCCCGATCTCGCCGTCACACAGGTGCTCGTCGAAACGGTCACGCTTGTCGCCTTCGCTCTTGTTCTGCGACGCATCCCGTCGCGCATGGGCGACCCTGGCCCCGTGGCGCACCGCATTCTCCGCGGGGTGATCGGCGCCGGCGTCGGCCTGACGATGGCGGCGGTGGCGATCATCGCCGCGAGCGCCCGTACTCACCGACCCGTCTCTGATGAGTGGGAAGAACTCGCGTACACGATCGGTCACGGCAGAAACATCGTCAACGTCGCGCTCGTTGACCTGCGTGGCTGGGACACCATGGGCGAGTTGAGCGTTCTCGTTGTTGCGGCAACGGGTGTTGCGTCGCTCGTGTTCGTCACAGCGCGCGGCGACCGACTCTCACAGATCCGGCGCGTTGTTCGCGCGAAGACGTCTCGCGCGGTGTGGCGTGCCGCGCGGCACCAGCCGCTGGTCGAGACGACAGGCGGCATCGAAGTCCAGACGTCGGAGAATCGCGATCGGCCGCGCGCGTGGCTCGCGGGAGGCGCACGGATGGATGCGCCGTCGCGAGCCCTCGTGTTGGAAGTCGTCGTTCGAATCCTTTTCCACACCATCATCGTGATCTCGCTCTACCTGGTCTTCGCGGGGCACAACCTTCCCGGAGGTGGTTTCGCCGGCGGGCTGGTTGCCGGCCTGGCCCTGGTGATGCGATACGTGGCCGGCGGTCGATGGGAGCTAGGCCTGGCCGCGCCGACCGATGCCGGACGGCTGCTGGGAGCCGGTATGGCGATTGCCGTCGGAACAGCGATTGCCCCGATGGTGTTTGGCCTTGACCCCCTTACGCGCGCAGTCTGGGAGGCCGACCTTCCTCTCGTTGGTCACGTGCACTTTGTCACGTCGACGTTCTTCGATATCGGCGTTTATCTCGTTGTGATCGGGCTTGTGCTCGACGTTCTTCGTTCGTTGGGGGCCGAGGTGGACCGGCAAATCGATGATGACGGCGGCCGCACGTTCACGGCCGTCACGGCCCCGGAACCGAATGGATCGGAGGGGCGCTCATGA
- a CDS encoding cold-shock protein: protein MSTQGTVKWFNSEKGFGFISPDEGGQDVFAHYSAIQSKGYRALEENQRVEFEVAEGPKGLQAENIVPL, encoded by the coding sequence ATGAGCACGCAGGGCACCGTTAAGTGGTTCAACTCGGAGAAGGGCTTCGGCTTCATCTCCCCCGACGAGGGCGGCCAGGACGTCTTCGCGCACTACAGTGCGATCCAGAGCAAGGGCTACCGTGCGCTGGAGGAGAACCAGCGCGTGGAGTTCGAGGTTGCTGAGGGCCCCAAGGGTCTGCAGGCCGAGAACATCGTTCCGCTGTAA
- a CDS encoding FHA domain-containing protein FhaB/FipA: MSQLTLFLLQYGFLLLLWIFVFVLIFALRADVFGGRVSKIPEPQASVTHPPADPSDPSAHTVAHGVAAPAAPATDTTATRILITAGPRQGLEIPLGSEPLTIGRSADSGLVIRDDYTSSHHARLVRYADQWMVQDLDSTNGTFHDGQRVSPNSPVAIRVGAPIKVGATTFELRK; the protein is encoded by the coding sequence ATGAGTCAACTGACCCTCTTCCTCCTGCAGTACGGATTTTTGCTGCTGCTGTGGATCTTCGTCTTCGTGCTGATCTTCGCGCTCCGCGCGGACGTGTTCGGGGGCAGGGTCAGCAAGATTCCCGAGCCTCAGGCGTCGGTAACGCACCCGCCAGCGGACCCAAGCGACCCCAGTGCCCATACGGTCGCACACGGAGTCGCCGCGCCGGCAGCACCGGCGACGGACACAACTGCCACGCGGATCCTCATCACGGCGGGCCCCCGCCAGGGGCTCGAAATCCCGCTCGGTTCGGAGCCACTGACGATCGGCCGATCGGCAGACTCGGGGCTCGTCATCCGTGACGACTACACATCCAGCCACCACGCGCGCCTCGTCCGATACGCGGACCAGTGGATGGTGCAGGACCTCGACTCCACAAACGGAACATTTCACGACGGGCAGCGCGTGTCACCGAATTCTCCCGTTGCCATCAGGGTCGGCGCCCCCATCAAGGTCGGCGCCACGACGTTCGAGCTGCGAAAGTAG
- a CDS encoding MMPL family transporter, which yields MRTIPASPTRFIRVFLPAALILVWLAAASFGGPLFGKISEVSSNDQTTYLPASADATAVQETRRDFAESEAIPAIAIFTGDVQLSAQELDDIGAALDRVANLEATDGDVSPPLPSEDGLAAQAFVPVSTDADLADAIDDIRSVLLDTLPEGITAQITGPAGFSADLVAGFAGIDGLLLGVALAAVLVILILVYRSFLLPAIVLSTSVFALCTALLVVWWLAKVDALLLTGQTQGILFILVIGAATDYALLLVARFRDELRTEPDHTAALRRALRASIEPILASGSTVIAGLLCLLLSDLRSNSSLGPVAAIGIAFAMLAALTLLPSLLLLLGRSAFWPRVPRPGAPGAAATAATAGVWAGAARLVSRRPRRVWIGTTIVLAIGCLGITQLDASGVAQSDLVLGASEARDGQQALGEHFPGGSGSPAEVLTPEDDVPATVSVLTDHPGVSSVAVLTADAPGGSAPIDTDGTTSPVGPPGTPAPDPTVVDGRVMLQATLSNAADSASAEATVRDLRIAVPDSVLIGGVTATAIDTNDASIHDRNLIIPVVLVVILVILALLLRSILAPVLLIATTVLSFGTAMGVSGVLFTHVLGFPGADPAVPLYGFVFLVALGIDYNIFLMTRVREESKIHGTRDGILRGLTSTGGVITSAGIVLAATFAALGVIPVLFLAQLAFIVAFGVLLDTFVVRTLLVPALAYDIGHRVWWPARMKP from the coding sequence ATGCGTACGATCCCAGCATCTCCGACCCGGTTTATCCGCGTCTTCCTCCCGGCGGCTTTGATCCTCGTCTGGCTCGCGGCCGCGTCGTTCGGAGGACCACTGTTCGGGAAGATCAGCGAGGTCTCGTCCAACGATCAGACCACCTATCTGCCGGCCTCCGCCGACGCCACCGCCGTGCAGGAAACCCGTCGCGACTTCGCGGAGTCAGAGGCTATCCCCGCGATCGCCATCTTCACAGGAGATGTCCAGCTAAGTGCGCAGGAACTGGACGATATCGGCGCGGCTCTCGACCGCGTTGCCAACCTCGAGGCAACCGACGGCGATGTCTCACCCCCGCTCCCCTCGGAAGACGGGCTCGCAGCGCAAGCATTCGTCCCTGTCTCCACGGACGCGGACCTCGCTGACGCGATTGATGACATCCGCAGCGTGCTGCTCGATACCCTCCCGGAGGGCATCACGGCGCAGATCACGGGTCCCGCTGGCTTCTCCGCCGACCTCGTTGCAGGCTTCGCCGGAATCGACGGCCTCCTCCTCGGGGTTGCCCTCGCCGCCGTGCTCGTCATCCTTATCCTCGTCTACCGCTCCTTCTTGCTCCCCGCCATCGTTCTCTCCACGAGCGTTTTCGCGCTCTGCACGGCACTCCTCGTGGTGTGGTGGCTGGCAAAGGTTGACGCCCTTCTGCTCACCGGTCAGACCCAGGGAATTCTCTTCATCCTCGTCATTGGCGCGGCAACCGATTATGCGCTGCTGCTGGTTGCCCGCTTCCGCGACGAACTGCGCACAGAACCCGACCACACCGCCGCGCTCCGACGCGCGCTGCGCGCCTCCATCGAGCCGATCCTGGCATCGGGCAGCACCGTGATCGCCGGGCTACTCTGCCTGCTCCTGAGCGATCTGCGCTCCAACAGCTCTCTCGGCCCGGTCGCCGCCATCGGCATCGCCTTCGCGATGCTCGCCGCCCTGACCCTTCTGCCGTCGCTTCTGCTCCTGCTGGGCCGCTCCGCGTTCTGGCCGCGCGTGCCGCGCCCCGGCGCGCCCGGCGCCGCTGCCACCGCCGCGACTGCAGGCGTCTGGGCGGGCGCGGCCCGCCTCGTCAGCCGCCGTCCGCGCCGAGTGTGGATCGGTACGACGATCGTGCTCGCCATCGGCTGCCTTGGCATCACCCAGCTCGATGCGTCCGGTGTTGCGCAGTCGGACCTTGTCCTCGGCGCGTCAGAGGCCCGCGATGGTCAGCAGGCGCTCGGAGAACACTTCCCCGGTGGTTCCGGCAGCCCGGCCGAGGTTCTCACCCCAGAGGATGACGTTCCCGCCACCGTCTCTGTTCTCACGGATCACCCCGGGGTGTCTTCCGTGGCTGTTCTCACCGCTGACGCCCCCGGTGGCTCGGCTCCCATTGATACCGATGGCACAACATCGCCCGTCGGACCTCCCGGCACGCCCGCTCCCGACCCCACCGTTGTGGACGGCCGCGTCATGCTGCAGGCCACGCTGTCGAACGCGGCTGATTCGGCCAGCGCCGAGGCGACAGTCCGTGATCTACGGATCGCGGTGCCGGACAGCGTTCTGATCGGAGGCGTGACCGCGACGGCCATCGACACGAATGACGCGTCGATCCATGATCGAAACCTCATCATCCCCGTCGTTCTCGTCGTCATCCTCGTGATCCTCGCGCTGCTGCTGCGTTCGATCCTGGCGCCCGTTCTGCTCATTGCCACCACCGTGCTGTCGTTCGGAACCGCGATGGGTGTCTCGGGCGTGCTCTTCACGCACGTACTCGGGTTTCCCGGCGCAGACCCCGCGGTTCCTCTCTACGGCTTCGTCTTTCTCGTTGCCCTCGGCATCGACTACAACATCTTCCTCATGACGCGTGTGCGCGAGGAATCGAAGATCCACGGCACGCGCGACGGAATCCTTCGCGGGCTCACGTCGACGGGCGGGGTGATCACGTCTGCGGGAATCGTTCTCGCGGCGACCTTCGCCGCCCTCGGCGTTATTCCTGTCCTTTTCCTGGCACAACTCGCCTTCATCGTGGCGTTCGGTGTTCTGCTCGATACATTCGTCGTCCGCACCCTTTTGGTACCCGCTCTGGCGTACGACATCGGGCACCGGGTGTGGTGGCCGGCGCGCATGAAGCCGTAA
- a CDS encoding FhaA domain-containing protein, with amino-acid sequence MGLLDSFERGLERVVNGAFAKTFRSGIQPVEIASALRREMDTRAAIVSRERILVPNSYEARISQADAERMSAIGSALEDELRTMLTAHARTQGYSFSGALTITVRADESVSIGTIDVTSHAVAGRVSWQAALDIDGRRHTLTRARTVIGRGSDADITIGDPGTSRKHVEVLWDGERAMVRDLGSTNGSKLNGQKVRQAGLADGQTITIGRTNIVFRILATAQSERLPQQQDATQIIDAFHGGSHR; translated from the coding sequence GTGGGATTGCTTGACAGCTTCGAGAGAGGTCTTGAGCGTGTCGTCAACGGCGCATTCGCCAAGACCTTCCGCAGCGGCATCCAGCCCGTCGAAATCGCCTCAGCGCTTCGACGGGAGATGGACACGCGCGCAGCGATTGTGAGCCGTGAGCGCATCCTTGTGCCCAACTCCTACGAGGCCCGCATCAGCCAGGCGGACGCCGAACGGATGAGCGCGATCGGATCAGCTCTGGAAGATGAGCTGCGGACGATGCTCACGGCGCACGCGCGGACTCAGGGATACAGCTTCTCCGGTGCCCTCACGATCACGGTCCGCGCTGACGAGAGCGTCTCAATCGGAACCATCGATGTCACCAGCCACGCCGTCGCCGGACGGGTGTCCTGGCAGGCCGCGCTCGATATCGACGGACGTCGCCATACTCTCACCCGGGCGCGCACGGTGATCGGCCGCGGGAGCGACGCGGACATCACGATCGGCGACCCCGGCACCAGCCGCAAGCACGTCGAAGTGCTGTGGGACGGCGAGCGCGCCATGGTGCGCGACCTGGGGTCAACGAACGGCTCAAAACTCAATGGTCAGAAAGTTCGTCAGGCGGGACTCGCCGATGGCCAGACCATCACGATCGGGCGCACGAACATCGTGTTCCGCATTCTTGCGACAGCGCAGTCGGAACGACTTCCGCAGCAGCAAGACGCCACCCAGATCATCGATGCCTTCCACGGAGGTTCCCACCGATGA
- a CDS encoding TetR/AcrR family transcriptional regulator, with protein MAAATGARQRAVREDHIRNHAKLLDAALELFDARGLDVPLREIGAHAGVSNAGVFRHFANRDQLIVEVYERAATALSDRVVAALVNARDESAQERLDTLLNTVVTGMLERPCYGQLAARGIRLRPDSVPDPALVAELGSVIAAGQNAGLLAPDISGTDLVSVARLAAGTLTSGPTPAEQAATAALRKRMMTIVRRGLAPHAQDVAAMPTFSTLAAPDDASE; from the coding sequence ATGGCCGCAGCAACAGGCGCCCGCCAACGCGCTGTTCGCGAAGACCACATCCGTAACCACGCAAAACTCCTCGACGCCGCGCTCGAACTCTTCGACGCGAGGGGGCTCGATGTTCCGCTCCGAGAGATCGGAGCGCACGCGGGGGTGAGCAACGCCGGGGTTTTTCGGCATTTCGCTAACCGTGACCAGCTGATCGTCGAGGTCTACGAGCGGGCGGCGACGGCGCTGTCAGATCGCGTGGTGGCCGCCCTGGTGAACGCTCGGGACGAATCGGCTCAGGAACGGCTCGACACTCTCCTCAACACGGTCGTCACGGGAATGCTGGAGCGCCCCTGCTACGGCCAGCTCGCGGCCCGCGGCATCCGCCTCCGCCCCGACAGTGTCCCGGATCCCGCTCTCGTCGCTGAGCTCGGCTCCGTCATCGCCGCCGGGCAGAACGCCGGGCTGCTCGCACCGGACATCTCCGGAACCGACTTGGTCAGCGTGGCCCGCCTCGCGGCGGGGACGCTCACATCGGGCCCGACACCCGCCGAACAAGCAGCGACCGCGGCGCTCAGAAAACGCATGATGACCATCGTCCGGCGGGGGCTCGCCCCCCATGCTCAGGATGTCGCGGCGATGCCGACGTTCTCGACGCTCGCCGCACCGGACGACGCATCAGAGTAG
- a CDS encoding PP2C family protein-serine/threonine phosphatase encodes MVFEGSSAAISHTGRVRSNNQDSGYSGSNLFVVADGMGGHAGGDVASAVAISKLQPLDDHYATPAQAEEALRTTIASTAGDLIDVAAQRPELAGLGTTVSGIVMVDEYAVIGHIGDSRIYLYRDDALTQITTDHTFVQRLVETGRITPEEARFHPRRSVLMRVLGDMDPDPEVDTFIMPTRPGDRWLLCSDGLSGVVDELHMAKTLRQQMTPARTADSLLKQALDGGAPDNVTLVIVDVGGQHPLYTGTPTIVGSASNPDGVVVPASRSLLPTGWFHPARAAANEPTHFEPDNDYLEEVIAEDRRRTRRRRTVGLASVVLLIGAIVTSFALFYNWTQTRYYVGSDENTVVIYQGIQQSIGPISLSTPYEDTGIPFADLRDPYRSEIERTITARDLSHAQQIVENVRESLPDSSPNADEDQDDAVPTPTPTPDDGGDE; translated from the coding sequence GTGGTCTTCGAGGGTTCCAGCGCCGCTATCTCCCACACCGGGAGGGTGCGATCGAACAACCAGGACTCCGGATACTCCGGATCGAATCTGTTCGTCGTCGCAGACGGCATGGGCGGACATGCGGGCGGCGACGTTGCATCAGCCGTTGCTATTAGCAAGCTTCAACCTCTCGACGATCACTACGCCACCCCTGCGCAGGCCGAGGAGGCACTGCGGACGACGATCGCTTCAACAGCGGGCGATCTTATCGATGTGGCGGCCCAGCGCCCCGAGCTCGCGGGCCTTGGCACCACGGTCAGCGGAATCGTCATGGTCGACGAATATGCCGTTATCGGACATATCGGCGACTCCCGCATCTACCTGTATCGAGATGACGCGCTGACGCAGATCACCACCGATCACACGTTCGTGCAGCGCCTCGTCGAAACGGGCCGTATCACCCCAGAGGAAGCGCGCTTCCATCCACGACGCTCGGTTCTGATGCGGGTGCTCGGCGATATGGACCCCGACCCCGAAGTCGACACGTTCATCATGCCGACGCGGCCCGGCGACCGGTGGCTTCTCTGCTCGGACGGCCTCTCGGGCGTTGTGGACGAACTCCACATGGCGAAGACGCTGCGGCAACAAATGACCCCGGCGCGCACAGCGGACAGCCTGCTCAAGCAGGCGCTCGACGGCGGCGCCCCCGACAATGTCACGCTCGTGATCGTCGACGTCGGTGGTCAGCACCCGCTCTACACCGGAACACCGACGATCGTCGGATCGGCGTCGAACCCCGATGGTGTGGTTGTTCCTGCCTCGCGTTCCCTCCTGCCGACGGGGTGGTTTCATCCGGCCCGGGCGGCGGCGAACGAACCAACGCATTTCGAACCCGACAACGACTATCTCGAAGAGGTCATCGCGGAAGACCGCCGGCGAACACGTCGGCGGCGAACGGTGGGCCTGGCGTCGGTTGTTCTGCTCATCGGCGCGATCGTCACGAGCTTCGCCCTGTTCTACAACTGGACACAGACCCGGTACTACGTCGGTTCCGATGAAAACACCGTCGTGATCTACCAGGGCATCCAGCAGTCCATCGGACCAATTTCGCTGTCGACGCCATACGAGGACACCGGCATCCCGTTCGCCGACCTTCGCGATCCTTACCGCTCGGAGATCGAGCGCACGATCACCGCCCGCGACCTCAGCCACGCACAGCAGATCGTCGAAAACGTGCGCGAGTCCCTTCCGGATTCCTCGCCGAATGCTGACGAAGATCAGGACGACGCTGTTCCGACGCCGACCCCCACCCCCGATGACGGAGGTGACGAATGA